The nucleotide window ATAAgtcctttgcattttcttcctcattcacaaaaccaaacacattgTAATGCAGTCCTGTATGCAGCCAGTTCACTGGGAACAtccccaaaataaaatgcactgaCACTAGTATGTACTCAAATGAGGATACTGGGGAAAGATTAGTAGATCGTAAGagaagacaatttaaaaaaaaaaaaaaaaaacacaaaacccaaagctgTCCTGCATTTACAAGTTCACGAACAATTTTAGTTGTGATCAGGTCAGTGCTTAGAACTCTGAACTTGGACAAAGCTTTGCTAGCATGTGCTCAGAGATTTCCCTtcatgtaagaaagaaaaaaacccaacagttaTTTAATTTCTAGTTTTTAACAAGGAagcaacaaaatggaaagaatctGTCCCACAAATGTATGAAGATGTGTGtgcctttcctcttcttgtTGGCAGATCCCCCTGCGAGGCCACACAGGGAACTGAAGCAACTAATCTGTCACAGAAACTGGTAGTGGTGCAAcaggtgggaagaggagagcaggCAAGAATGGGCAGTTGGGTGGGGAGAAGACGGAGCTACTTATTTTGCCTCAAGAATTACAGAAAGTCATTTCTTCCCATGCTAATCCTTGTCTCTGTGTTGTTGTTTTCCCATGCTAatctttgtgttgtttttcccATGTCAGAATGTCTACAAAATGCACCTAAGTGTTCAGTGACAGCATTCAAAGTTCTGGCACTTCctatctcttctttttttcctgtagtagTAAAGGAAAATCTTTTCCCATACCACATGGTTTTGCCTTCGTATATTACGTATGTATATGCAACAGCGGTGCATAGCCTTATCTTCATTCATgagatgttttccttccagattaaaaaagaacTGTGTCTAAATTACATGTTTTCCTTACCACATATACATCACTAAAACagtgtgaaaacacagaagtagaaaaagcaaagcattttaaagaaaaataccctAGTGATTATATTTGCAGCTGCTGGTATTCAGTGATGTGACTAGCATCTATGAATGttttatgtatatacatgtacacTTTGTATTTCTGAGGGAACTCTCCACTGTGAGGTCCTTGTTTGCTGATGAGATTTGCCTTTCATTCTATAAGGAATCTGTTGATTcataaaaccagaagagaaacaaaaacccacaaaagaaaTTCCAGGATATGCTGctgaaatatagaaaaaaaatcattttcctttttgaattgAAAGACAGCTGAGACTGGAGTTGGTTATACATGGTACAGTTATTTATCTTAATCCTTACTATACAATCAATTGGTTACTGAATTGATCTGAGTGCCTAATAGTTTGTactcttaattattttttttttttataagagcAGATACTGCAGAACCAAAAAGCTTTGTTATTTGGAATGCATTGATGAGAAAAGTAATACATACCACAAATagtgttgttaaaaaaataagaaggtaATTTATAAAGTTATACAAACTGTATGAAAAGTTTTAGTAGTAGTAATTCTTTACAGTCAACTGAGGAGGATTAGTTTTGTCATTTGCAAGGTGAGGAGGGACTATATACAGTGCCCTCACTTTCCCCAAATACTGCTCATTGTGGAGTCTGCTTAATAATTAACCTACCAATATGCCTCACAAtttgaaattgatttttcatttatgtaagACTGATATACTACTTTTCCTCTCCAGGAGACAGATGTACTATGTATTACTAATGGTGCCATTAAATACTTTGTGGACTCGAGGTGGAGTTTAATAAGCTGCAGAGGTGAAGTTTGAAAAGCAGTAGAGAAACTGAAATGGACATGAACTTCCAGTTAAGTTTGTAATttctgcactaaaaaaaaagacataattgTTTAGAAACAGATTCCAAGCTGAAGACATGAGTTTATTGAATGTCTGAgagatttgcatttaaatacagtaaaaaaaaaagaaaacacaaccaaaaaacccacaagccaCCAACACATCCTGAATAGTTTACTATATGAGAGTCTCCAGTATTCTTATAACACagtttaccaaaaaaaacccaaaaaccaaaaacaaaaaaacaaactacatCTAAATATGAAGGTTATATTCCACTTAAAATATGCACAATTAGAGAATCACTTCATAAAGAGTTGTAACTCAAACTCAGAACAATAAATTACTAGGatacagttttattaaaagcttGATTTCTGTGTAAGCTTCCTATTTAAAAGATCTGCTCaggcaagaaaataattgatttcTAGTAAACAAAATATCTATGGCAGTTAGCTGTGTCTTTTAACATAGAATACAAATTTGGGCTATGGAAATTCCCTTAAGAATTACATAAGTAGCTGtacaatgttttttaaaagtctgttttcctcAAACTATGCCTATCTTTCCTAGTAAGCTTAAGTAAGCTACCATCTAACTACTACTGGGTTTAACAGATTTGTCAACAAACATAGCAGTGTTAAAGAGTACTGAAAGCAACTAATTTATTCAAATTTCATGCATCTTTTAGCTTGCAGTAGGATTTTTTTGGTACAAATTAGTTATATAACAGGAAAGGAAACTATCATGTTCTGAGAGATAGTTGTATACTAGCACTTACATAGGTTCTGTTTAAAATTCCCATGGAGGACAGAAATGGATAATACCACACTTCTATTAATAGCAGCTAAAATATAGTCTTTGTATTAATTCTTTTACCcattaaaacactttaaaaatattataattaacagtaggaaataaaagtatttaagtACCATAACTGAGAAATACCTCATATTCATCATATTCAACAACAGTACTCAagctttaaaatctgaaatttccttaaaaaacacaaataGAAATTAGTTTAATAATTCTACTGTGGATTTATGGAAAACAAAGCCTGCTTTTCCTAATTTAACCTATTAAATATGGCCTACTTCAATAAAAGGGTGTCAAACATCACTCTGAGCAGAATTTGAAGCATTTGGAGCTTAAAAAAATGGCCAcactatttgtatttttatttaatctaaGCCTTACTCATAAACAATGCAACTAATCATAACAAAATTAAGGTCATTTGCAGTTTACACTTAAATacagcagagcccagcctgaATGAGAATTGTGTCATCTAACACATCCCTTTAAAAATGGATTCTTTCATAATTCTCAATTTTAAGAGATCTTTCTTGCCTGTCAGGCAAATCACTGTTTGTGCAACTTTAAATACAGTACATTGACCTTAATGTAACAGTAGACAGATAGTGAAAGAAGTGTTCGACAAATATGTTGCACAGTAAGACGTTTTCAGAGTGCAGAGTTCGTCTACAATAAAGTGCTTCTCTTAATAAGTTATATTGATAATAGTATAGATGTTTACCTAGTTTTAAAGACTAGGTTGCTTAGTAAATAGGTTAATCTCCCTGTACCTCCCCAGTCCCGCAAGGCACATTCAAAACATGAGCAAAGCACTAACTAACTGTGAAGGATTAAGCTACAATAAAAAGTTCTAAGTGGTAGTAAACTACTGACTAGGTTTGTAAACAGTACCATCCCATTGAATCTCAAGGTTCATGCATTACTGAAGAGAGTTTCTGTGGAAGCAGCTTTTGAACTCCAGATTTAATAATCAAGCTAGCATTCTTCATAATACACTACTATGCCTTAGTATTTTGATGTGGAATCCCACTTCTTTTGTCACTTGCATAAAAACAGATGTCACATTTGATGCATTTAAGCATCTAGACTTCATTTACAATTAACACAACTGATTACTGGCTGGTTTAGATGTatttagttgggtttttttaaaatgcatgtgaagTTCACCTCTGCTGTTCAACCTTACAGTGAAGTTATGCTCAGTACTCCTAAGAGGTTTTGTTTATGTTAAAACATAGCTGGGCTGTTTTATGGAGGCCTTAATTTTGACTTGATAGAAGTAATTAGCTTCTGTAAGGCTAAAACAGCAGGTAGGATCAAACTGACTAATTAGTTTCTTCAGGTTCATTTAAGACAAACTTTCAGAACCTTCTTTAGAAATAAGTTATGAACAAAGTACATCACCACAAGTGATCTCCcatataaaatactgaaatgggACTCACTTCATCATGCTTCCAAAAAATGTTTcacacaatttaaaaagcaagtaataCCACTAACATCAGGTAGATCTTACAAAAACAGTCCAAGTGCTTGCACAAGGTATACATAGCTAAACATTGCCTTCATACCACAGAAGATGAAGCTCTATGAGTAAGAGGCATTCcattacttttcaaaaaaagatcACATTGAGTTCATTTTGGCTTTCACAACCCTTgcaacagagcaaagaaaaccagaagtatCAATGCCAGAGCTCCAAGTTTTCCTCGTTTGTCATTCTAGTCTAGCGTTTTATCACCACCTGCTCATATGCTCCAGATCCTACTCTGAAAGAATGTTTCAAAGAAGTTAGTTCAATTCCAATTTAAATGGAAGCTAAACAGCAAGTATCACAGATCAGCaaatttactgtttaaaaaaaaaaaaccacccccccgccccaaacccaacaaaaaaaccccagctgaaCACCTAGTACCAAAACAGTTAAATGTGAAGGGTAGAAAACATGCGTAGTTACCATGTCACTCAGTAACCTACAGTTTAattctttaaagcattttgtgttttactacagtcaaaatgaagaatgataaataatgttactgaaaaagaagataCTGTTGGACTTCTCTATAGTTCCTTAAATATTACCTTTTGGGtacccctcccaccccagctaTATCATATGCAGCTAATactttttatatacatatatatataaacagatAAATGTATCTAAAAACCAGTAAGTGACAGTCATCTTATGTTAAGATACAAGAAAAACGTCTTCCAGTCTTTTGTTCATGCTGAATTGTAAACAAAACTGTCTCACCCCCCACATGACAGAGCATAGTGGGTTGTTTTACATGGCAAATTGCAGTACTATGTAAAAAATCAATAGGGCAAGCTCTGCCTTAGTGTAATATTCTGCCCAGACTGTTCTGGTAATGGAATTAGGACAGATCTCTATATACTACTGTAGTGTGCTCTGTAACCATACATGTTATCCTAGATAGAAATTAGTGTGCCCAGTTTGCAAATAAGCCAATGAATTATCTTTTAACTGACAGTATTGCTTGCTTgtgtaaaatgcatttattttataactttCAACACATTATCAGTTGCCTTTATATGTAATTCCAGAAGTACTTGCTGAAATACTGATGCTATGCTAATTTCTtgagataaagaaaaatcttaagaGTTACACTGGACTGCAGAATCATGGTATTAGAGCATATTCTTAcctgtttttaatgttttctcatCTAAGAAGTCTAATACATTCAGGTCAAGTCATATATCAGAGTATTTGAAGAGggtttagagaagaaaaaaatatctctgattCTAAAACAACTACAAGAAGATAATCTGAAGCAGATTATCAAAGGAGAGAATTTAGGGCTACAAATAGTTGAATGATGAACAAACCACTGAAACAGGAATAGTGTAGCATATGGAAACAGGAGTTGTGAGCAAAActaaagtgaagaaaattagGCTTGTTATCAGGAAGACTTAGAAGTTTGATACTGTAAAGGTAGATGACTAAAACACTTAAGACTTTCGTCCAGCTCCAGAGAGTAACGTAGCAAGTCTATAGAGCTAAGATTCCAAACTGGTGACTATTTCCTGTGTCCATACTGAATCTGAAAACTTTGGAACTATGACTCTTCAGAAcctttgaaaattataattCTTATGGCTGACACATCAGTTCTATTTTGGAACTAACCTAcgggttttgttttaaaacccGACAGTCTAGCTCTTTTGGTGCTTTTAAATGATAGAGAATAGAAAGATACAAAGATCAAGAATGTATATGCAGAATAATTGCTGTATAAGATGCATTTTTGTTTAGTGTTACCTATGGATTAGTTGTTCAGGCTACATACCTGTTAGGTAAATGATGGCTTCCAAAAGAAGTGCTTCCACCAGGGCCCACAAATAATCTTAAACCTTCTTCTAAAAAGCAAGGGAATTAAAATATGTTAGCTTCCTTTAATGTTGCCCTAGCTAAAACTAAGTCATTTTAAATCTACCAGTTTTATAACTGATACTTTCAGATGCAAATGTTTTAAGTAATGAAGAACAAAACTTCACATGGTATAGGTTGGAGGAACTACCTTCATCATAGTTTTGCccctgctcttttcttttccgGCTTAAATTAATTCTCTGGGAAAGTTACCTGAGTCATGCAAGGGTCTTTTCAACTTCTGGGAGACAGgatgaagcagaaaatgtagTGATCCATATGCACAGTCCTTATGATTACAAGCAACAGGGACTATGCAGGGAGTGGATTTTCCTAAGGCCTGTAATGTACATCAATTTTCCCTAAGCTTCCTTATTTATCTCCATACCTTCTGCACTTGAGTCTAAACTGAAGTCTTGACTCTGGAGTATTTTTTCAACTATATCATCAGCATCAACTCTGGTAGCATCAACTCTCTTCAGCTGTGACTCCACAGAGTCTTGCTTTACAGGATGTctgcaaaaaatatatatttagagCTCTTAGAAGTGATAtagtaaattatattttatttctgctacaTAAGGCTTTCAAGTTAAGTGTACCTGCAGAGTTTTTCTGATACATCTTTAACAGATGTATCAATATTAGCTTCAGTTACTTTTGGCTTAGTCTCTTCACATGGCTCTAGAATACTTCCAATTCCTATTGAGGTACTACCCACCGAGGTGTTTCTCCTGTGGCAGAGTTCGGACAGGCTGGATGATCTAGAGTGACATGTGCTATATCCTGTTGGGAAAGTGTGGGAGAGCTAGGTTAGGTATGTTCTTGACAGCCAAGGTCATTACTTATATTTTACCatcctgaaagcagaatttgtgttttgtcttcttATAAAGAGACTTCAAAAGCCTTATGAATGTATGTGCATACACCACCTAGGCCATTCACTTCAGGTTTTGTATTCTAGCACATGCTGTTCTCTTTTTGTTCTAAATAACTCTTGCTTCCTAACAAATATAATGACTTGGTGTCATTACTTCCCCTTCAGCTTTTAGAGCTAAGTCTCCATTTGTAAGTTATTTGTTTTTACACATGGAAGAGGTAAAAATCTCATTCAGATATgttgctgggtgaaaaactggctggatggacgagcccagagggttgtggtgaacggggtgaaatccagttggcggcgggtcacaagtggtgttccccagggctcggtgtttctgtttaatatctttatcaatgatttggatgaggggatcgagtgcaccctcagcgagtttgcagatgacaccaagttgggaggcagggtcgatctgcttgagggtagggaggctctacaaagagatctggacaggctggatcgatgggctgaggccagtcatatgaagttcaacaaggccaagtgccgggtcctgcacttgggtcacaacagccccatgcagcgctacaggcttggggaagagtggctggaaagctgcccggcagagaaagacctgggggtgctggttgacagccagctgaatatgagccagcagtgtgcccaggtggccaaggcggccaacggcatcctggcctctatcggaaatagtgtggccagcaggagcagggaggtgattgttcccctgtactcggcactggtgaggccgcacctcgagtactgtgttcagttttgggcccctcactacaagaaagacattgaggtgctggagtgtgtccagagaacggcaaccaagttggtgaggggcctggagcacaagtctcatgaggagcggctgagggagctggggctgtttagtctggagaggaggctgaggggagaccttatcgctctctacagctacctgaaagggggttgtagtgaggtgggtgctggtctcttctgtcaggtggctggagataggacgagaggaaatggcctcaagttgcagcaagggaaatttaggttagatattaggaaaaatttatttactgagagggttgtcagacattggaataggctgcccagggaagtggttgagtcaccatccctggaggtattcaaagTGCATAGatggggtactccataacatggtttagtgggcatggatgacagttggactccatgatcttgaaagtcttttccaacctaaatgattctatgattctatgaattggTGGAAGCTAAGGGAAAAAGCTGTCTCACATTCAAACAGATAATTCATTGtgcttttaagaggaaaaaaatgttaccaTCCCCGCACCTGAAACTCCTAGGAAAAAGCTTTCAActtcaaaccatttttttaaacatataaagTATACTTATTTTTTATAGTCTAAAACTGTGAAAGTAAATAAACCCCAACAATTCATAACAAAATTGTTAACAGCTACCTGACAGTTTTGACTGCTGACTTGCATAGCTTGATGTCCTGGAATGTCCACATGCACCAAGTTCATCTGGGACTGAAGCACTCTTTGATGAGACATCTGCAACATGTGCAAGTCAGATACTGTTGCTAAAGCCAGCTTTGTTATTACTTTGCCTGTAATGTTGATTAGATTCAAATGTCAGATTTCCCAGAGGGATTAGGGACTCGACACTGGTTTTCTACAAACCCTTTGAAGATTCAAGTGCTGCAAAAATAGCATGTATGTTAACAAACATgcataccttaaaaaaaaaaagtttctgagtAAAACAGAGAGTACCATTGGGTTAGAAAGATTTGTATGAAATGTAGTTCTAGATTTGTCTACACTGTCAACGTTAAAGAGATTACTATGCTTTCCATAGTACCATAGTAGAATGGTGTGCTAGATGTTTTCTGGCTGAAAAAGTAACTGTGGTTAAGACAACTTAAGCTGTGTTTAGGGTGGAAATGACTAAGCTATGTAAGAGCCTGAAgcttgttaaaaacaaacaaaaaaccccacaaccaccCCCAAATTTCAACCTGTAATAAAGTGgtttaatagtatttttttttaatagtctaaATTTCAGAGTAACTACTTCAATTTTAAACAATACTTAGAACTTTTACCACTCAAAATTTACTCAGTTATGCATATTCCTATGATTCATATGTTGAGAATCAAGGGCCAGATTAAATGCtcagtcaaaataaaaatccaaagcaaatCAAGAAATGTgtcacacagaaaatgaaagattttaaatgttaaaaagaagGCAGGCTATCAATCCAATTTCTGgtctttctttccattaaatAAACTgttgcaaaagtaaaaaagagaGACTCTACTGATGTTATCTAGGAGAGTGTGTCTCAACAAATAACCAAAGAAGGTCCCTTTGTCGGCCAACTGTCAGCATCCCTTTAAgatttgaagtattttgtagATCTCCTTGAAGCTATGAAGCCAGttataaaaaaattgagaaattaAGAGCATTATTTTATACCTGTCATGCCCAGATGTACTACTTTTAAGTTTTCTCCACCTTTCCTGTCTTCATGCAAAGATTCTGGTTCTCCAACAATTGCTATAGACATTGCTGTGGAAGGAGGCCTGTAAGAAAAAGGTGGTTAAGATTTGCTGTACTTTTGCTGTAATCCCTCCAAATTGatcagcacagatttttcttttcaagtaaatCAGCATAGTTCATGCTGTGCTTCAAGTTAATAGgcttgtaacttttttttcaaaacatgctgCCTAGCCCCctgttaagaagaaaaaaaaagaaaaaaaaaaaaggctattgCTATTGAGCTTAAGGACATTTTACAAAATCCATCTGCTCAGTCCTTCAGGCTTCTGGGGATCCttggaaatgcttttccttttttgatgaTTGGTGGAGTGTTTATTTTGAagttctaaattatttttttttcagtgtatgaaTCACAGGATAATTTATATGCTAAGAATATATATAATTCGGTACTTCATGGAATACATGATGagacagtaaattaaaaaaaccaaaatccacaCAATCCACACAGTTGGCCTACTTGGGTAGTGCACTGTGATGTACTCCTGGCTTTGTTTCATCTCTGTTACAGTACATGAGGAGATTCTGAGCTGATAACCCTCCCGCTCCTAACAAAGGGGCCTATGTTACCATATCCATGTATTCCCCTCTAAATTCTACctcctgcaaaataaaaaaagcatcacaTACACCATAATTTAAATTTGGctcaatattaaaaaagattttaataaagCTTAAATGTGTGTTTCAGATTATACCAAGACCCAAAGggatatattttattaaaatgaataaacttCTAAGTTTGTGTTTTGCTAGTGCAAAAGAAACTAATTAGAAAATGACAAAGTGAAAGTAGTCTTCTCTTGCGAGCAAACACaactaaaatacatttcaagaTGTTACCTAcagtttttttcatgctttgttatttttgaCTTTGGGAACAGACTGTTGGTCTGCATACAAATGGATATTTGTTGACATTTTTAGATTTGACATATTCAATAAATTAGTCACTGTCTTTATGTACAGTAACATACCCCTCTTATGTTACATTTGAAAGTAAAGAGAGTAAGAGAAAAAGCACTTCTAGAAATACAATGCTTGTGTGACTTAACTGCATAACATACTTCTGAAAGCAAGAACTGAATGATTTCAGGGATGTCACCTCAGATCAAACATCAAGCCTTCTAGGCTTCTTCATAAAATATGTAGCTGATCCCAGATTGTGAAATTGTTGtaaggtttatttttccttctacgAAGGACATCTGGATTAGAtaaattttttgttctgtttgtgttGAAACCTTACGTTCCAGGAAATGGTTATATCATCATAAGAAAATGCCAAGTCTGAATAATTTCAGTTAGAGATATTTTCTTAGGGAGCCAGAAAACTATTTAGGTACTAATTTCAACTCCTTCGGTACCAGCcagtaaagaacagaaatacattgttttattAGTATTCTGGTagtgcatttcttccccctctctgggctgatCTACAAACTCAGAAAGTCTcactaggccttagcataagtgtaatgagttgggCGGTTATATGTCCCTTGACCGTACCAGGAACTCTTGCATGGCTAAGACAGGGAGTCATGCTGACTGACccaaggactcctgctgcttGGCGGAGGTGGGGGACGGGAGTAGAGATAATTAGTTCTCTCCTGACAACCTTAAGACATATCTCAGTCCTCTCCTAACTATCCTGGAGCATCCCGTATCTGAATCTTAATTCATTCTCTGACAGCCCTGGAGCCTTCCTTATCTGACTTGTAACTCATGCGTCACGGTACCAGCACAACTGGAATCCCAGTAATTTGTTGATGACAAAAGTCAATCATCTCCCAAACGTATAAACAGCAGTACTAAGTGGGATgctttgagctctcctggatcGCAGCGGGCtgcgaccagcatctccctctgagtgggatgcctctcagagctcgcaGACTTTCCTGTTTGCGAAAATTGGAGGTCTTGTCGCTGAAAGCAGACAAGACTTGGGCTGAtactctctgctgcttcaggcTCAACCCTTTGCCCATTGAGAAAGATGCCGAAGCATTTGATGTGAGCGTTTTCACGGaactcgaggggaatttttaacaggtatacctccTTTACTCACTTATGTatatctcttagtgtctttatgcatgtgtgtgtgtactaacctgaatattctatagcaagtatattacaaatattgcttttcaaatctatactTACATTACTGTTGTGAACTTTATTTgactgtgaatgaatctcaggctaCTATTATACTCACAATctctttagatataaaccattgaccaagtctgggactaggagtggatccagccgcacctagactccaacaggagtttagaaagcaagggggtcttctctgaacctcgtgactcaacgggagggtcttCCCTACCCTTTTTACATTCCCGATCTCTGTACAAATCACgagaaatcaattctaactcgatttttctttgtatgtttctcttttaccctATTGCATCTTCAGTCTCTGTATACATAATGttagtttgattctaacttaattttcctttgtgtgtttcatccatgtattaagtaatagagtgaaccttgccatcgaattctgtgaagtcgTGCTTTcatataaattcctattaaatcatttttgctaataccattggaggtgattctttaagcagtCCAAAAACACTCTACTTCCCAACAAGTATACAAGACTAATGATCAGTTAGTTGCCTTTGAGAAATTGTTTATCAGTACCAGTGATGTATTTGTTAATAGGTCTGACTCAAAAGTAAATCAAGAGTTGCTAAATAACTAGGGGTACAGAAAAACTTTGCCCAATGAAACAAATTCAGGTAATAACCTCTTACTATTTATTCAGTAAGCACAAGATGAGATTTTACAGTGTTCTATTCTTATTGAAGGTTAGAAGCAGAGAGGATAAAGGGCCATTAGTGGTGCAAGGGGACATTGAAGAGTTCCTGTGGTGAATCACCTGAGCTAGACTGGTGCAGGCAATGTTCTCAGATCTCCTCAGAAACAATGGTTAGGATACAGCCGCAGCAGTAATGCACAAAGTCTCTAGTTGCTACAGAAACCGGTTCTCAATTTCTTGATTACACCAGAACCTACCTCGAACCACCTAAAACC belongs to Aquila chrysaetos chrysaetos chromosome 12, bAquChr1.4, whole genome shotgun sequence and includes:
- the FAM102B gene encoding protein FAM102B isoform X2, encoding MGAERGGRRGGELPRGADRAWGRPPASPRPMAFIMMKKKKFKFRVELELEELSSVPFVNGILFCKVRLLDGGSFSGESSREVVQANCVRWKKKFLFMCKISASATTGILDTCICRVSVRKELKGGKAYAKLGFADLNLAEFAGSGNTTRRCLLEGYDTKNTRQDNSILKVLINMQLMSGDPCFKMPPSTAMSIAIVGEPESLHEDRKGGENLKVVHLGMTDVSSKSASVPDELGACGHSRTSSYASQQSKLSGYSTCHSRSSSLSELCHRRNTSVGSTSIGIGSILEPCEETKPKVTEANIDTSVKDVSEKLCRHPVKQDSVESQLKRVDATRVDADDIVEKILQSQDFSLDSSAEEEGLRLFVGPGGSTSFGSHHLPNRVGSGAYEQVVIKR
- the FAM102B gene encoding protein FAM102B isoform X3, which produces MGAERGGRRGGELPRGADRAWGRPPASPRPMAFIMMKKKKFKFRVELELEELSSVPFVNGILFCKVRLLDGGSFSGESSREVVQANCVRWKKKFLFMCKISASATTGILDTCICRVSVRKELKGGKAYAKLGFADLNLAEFAGSGNTTRRCLLEGYDTKNTRQDNSILKVLINMQLMSGDPCFKMPPSTAMSIAIVGEPESLHEDRKGGENLKVVHLGMTDVSSKSASVPDELGACGHSRTSSYASQQSKLSGYSTCHSRSSSLSELCHRRNTSVGSTSIGIGSILEPCEETKPKVTEANIDTSVKDVSEKLCRHPVKQDSVESQLKRVDATRVDADDIVEKILQSQDFSLDSSAEEEGLRLFVGPGGSTSFGSHHLPNRIWSI
- the FAM102B gene encoding protein FAM102B isoform X1, with product MGAERGGRRGGELPRGADRAWGRPPASPRPMAFIMMKKKKFKFRVELELEELSSVPFVNGILFCKVRLLDGGSFSGESSREVVQANCVRWKKKFLFMCKISASATTGILDTCICRVSVRKELKGGKAYAKLGFADLNLAEFAGSGNTTRRCLLEGYDTKNTRQDNSILKVLINMQLMSGDPCFKMPPSTAMSIAIVGEPESLHEDRKGGENLKVVHLGMTDVSSKSASVPDELGACGHSRTSSYASQQSKLSGYSTCHSRSSSLSELCHRRNTSVGSTSIGIGSILEPCEETKPKVTEANIDTSVKDVSEKLCRHPVKQDSVESQLKRVDATRVDADDIVEKILQSQDFSLDSSAEEEGLRLFVGPGGSTSFGSHHLPNRLSSCSCFRIRDIFFFSKPSSNTLIYDLT